A segment of the Candidatus Binataceae bacterium genome:
GCTGCTCTGCTACTCGAAGTGATTGCCGACCCGCCACCCGGGCAAAGTTCGGTGAGTTATACTGCCGCGCTCAACGAAGATATCAGCAGACTGCGAATCGGTATCGTGAAAGAAGGCTTTGCCTGGGGAACTTCGGAGCCCGACGTCGATGCCGCGGTGCGGCAAGCGATCGAAGGTCTGCGTCAACTCGGCGCGAGCGTCGAGGAGGTGTCGATTCCGCTCCATCGCCGCGCCGGACGCATCCTCGCTTCACTGGTCGTCGAGGGCATGACTACGCTGCTCACTAATAGTGGACTGACCTACGACAGCCGACCACAGAACCATCATCTCGCGTCCGCGATGGCTCAGGCGATGCAATCGCGCGCGACTCATCTGCCCGAGCTTCTCAAGGGCAACCTGATCATGGGCACTTATCTAAAACGCAACTACCCGGGGATGGTCTATCATCGCGGGCAGCATCTGCGATCTCTGCTGCGGCAGCATTACGATCAGGCGCTTCAGAGTTTCGATCTTCTCGCGATGCCGACCACGCCGCAGAAAGCGCCGAAATTCGATCCCAACGCCGACACCATCACGCGGATGGTCGGCACGCGGCATGTCTCCAACAATACCGCGGCGCTGAATATCACGGGCCATCCTGCCGTCAGCGTGCCGTGCGCCAAGTCGAACGGCCTGCCAGTCGGTCTGATGCTAACAGGCCGTTACTTCGACGAGCCGACGATTCTGCGCGCCGCGTACGCCTACGAGCAGAGCTATCCGTGGGAGGCTTAGGCTCCCGGCCCTCAGCGCTCAGCTCGGCCGCGGCCACACTTCCTGAACCCTGGTCGCGAGCCACTGGATAAGCGCCGCATTCACTTCGCGCGGCTTCTCCTGCGCCATCCAGTGTCCCGTGCGCAAGGTAACTTCAGTGAGACTCCGGCAGTAGCTGCGCATCGGCTCGGCGAGCCTCGAGTGAGTCGCCTCGCACACGTAGTCGTATTGCGCGTTGAGGAACAGCGCCGGCATCTCCAGGTAGCCGCCATTCTTCGCCGTCGCACCATAGGCGGCGTTGGCTTTGTGATTCATGTACCACGCCGACGGACCGAAGAATCCGTTCCGCTCGAGCGCCGATACATAAATACTCAATTGCTCTTCACTGACGATGTCGTTGTCGCGCGGCATGTCAGGCACGGCGCCTCCGCCGAGCCATCCATGGTCGCGCCGCGTCGTCGCGCTGAATGTGCGCTGTCCTTCGCCGGCGGGATCGCCCTTGCGAAAGATGACTTTCATGAACTTCTCGACGTTCGCGTCCATCGGCGCGATCGATTCGTCGAAGCTCTCCTCGTAGTAGCGCATGTAGTCCCACTGCCCGTATGGATATTCCTTCTCCGGGTAGAGCCTGCGATCGACCAGCGTCAGCGTGTGCTCGAGGCCGCGATCGATCGTGAAGTAGGGTACGCACAAACTCGCGACGGCATGAGTGCGCTCCGGATGATGGCTCGCGACGTTCCACGCGACCGGACTGCCCCAGTCGTGTCCGACCCACACCGCCTTTTCGCGCCCGAGTGAGTCGATAAGCTCGATCATGTCGCGCACGATCTGCTCCTGCGCATAATCCGCGTGTTGCGCATAAACGCTCGAGCGTCCGTAGCCGCGCATGTCTGGCGCGATCGCGCGAAACCCCAACGCTGCCAGCGCTGGAAGCTGATTGCGCCAACTAATAGACAACTCCGGCCAACCGTGTGTGAAGATCACGAGCGGGCCATTCTCGGGGCCGTCGGCCAGATAGAAAGTGGTGTGCCGCCTGGTTTTGACTGCGTGCTCGGTGATCGACATATGCGGACTCCTGGGAGCTGGACGAACTTCAATCGCACGTATACCAGCTTCGACATCGATGCAACCGCCGCTTGACGGCGGCATCGATGCGGGACTGTTATAGCGCAAGCGTTAGGAATATCGAGGAGCAATCATGAATTCCGCCCACGAGCTGCGCGCCAAACTCGACTCAGGTGAAATGGTCGTCGCGCCATTCGTCTATGACGCCCTCCAGGCCAAGATCGCGGAGCGGCTCGGCTTCGAGGCCGTCTACATGACCGGCTTCGGCACCGCGGCCGCGCGTGGCTTTCCCGATCTCGGTATGCTGACGATGAGCGAAATGGTCGACAACGTTCGCGCTATCGCGCGCTCGGTTGAGATTCCGGTCGTGTGCGACGCCGACACCGGCTACGGCAATCCCACCAACGTATGGCGCACGGTCCGCGAGTATGAGCACGCGGGCGCCGCGGCACTGCATATCGAAGACCAGGTCTGGCCGAAGCGTTGCGGCTTCCTCACCGGCAAACAGGTCATTGCGATGGACGAGATGGTGCCGAAGGTGCGTGCGGCGTGCGACGCGCGTACCAATCCGGACACCGTGATAATCGCGCGCACCGACGCGCTCGCGGTCAACGGATGGGACGACGTCGTGCGCCGCGCCAATGCGTATCGCGAGGCTGGTGCCGACTTGATATTCGTCGATGGCATCCGCACCCACGACGATTTGCGCGACTATGTATCGCGGCTGAAGCATCTGCCGCTTCTATATAATGGTCAGCTGCAGCCCGTGCCCGAGCTCGCAAAGCACGGCTTCAAGTTGACTATCTATTCGGGCACCTTCCTCGCCTATTATCAGTCGACCTACGATGCGCTCGCGGAGTTGAAGCAGACCGGCACGGTAAAGCGCGACGCGCGCGACGCGTTCCGTGAGCTGATCGATTTGCTGGGAGTCGAAGAGATGGACGCTCTCGGCAAGAAGTACAATAGCTGACTCGACTCTCGCGGGCGCCGCGTTTCTAGGAGAATGCGTATGGGAATGACGATGGCGGAGAAGATTCTCTCGCGGCACAGCGGAAATGGCCGCGTCCGCCCCGGTGATATTGTCGTCTGCGACGTCGATAAGATTATTCAAATCGATCTGACCTTTAGCGCGACGGCGCCGATGCCCAAACGGATCGTCGATCCAGGAAAAATCGCGGTCATCCTCGATCATGCAGTACCGGCGCCGACTATCGCCGACGCGGAAGGCCAGTCGATCGCGCGCAAGTTCGTAAAGGATTTCGGGATCGACAAGTTCTACGATCTCGGCCGCGGCGGAATCTGCCACCAGGTGGTGCTCGAAAATGGTCTCGCGCTTCCGGGACAGATACTCACTTGCACCGATTCGCACACCTGCGCGTCCGGCGCATTCAATTGCGTCGCGCGCGGCATGGGTCCGCTCGAGATGCTGCAAATCATGTGTACCGGCAAAACCTGGTACCAGGTGGCGCCCACAGTGAGATTCGAGCTGAGCGGGCGCAAGCCTCCGAACGTATTCGGCAAAGATGTATTCCTGCACCTCGCCGATATCGCCGGCAGTGTCGAAGGGCACAATATCGAATTCGGCGGACCGGGCGTCGCCGAGTTGACGCTCGACGATCGCGCCACCCTCGCGACGATGGCGGCCGAGCTCAGCGCTGAATTCGCGACATTCCCGGCCGACAATAAAGTCGCCGAATATCTTCGTTCGGTTACGCAGGAGCAATTTGAACCTGCCGAAAGCGATGCCGATGCAGAATACGCCGCGACCTATCCAGTCGATCTTTCTCAGTTGCGGCCCTACGTTGCCCGGCCTGATTTCATTCCTCACAACACTCTGCCGGTCACCGAGCTCGGAGAGGACGTTCCGATCGATCAGGCCTTTGTCGGCTCATGCGCGAACGGCAAGCTCGAGGATTTCCGCGTCGCGGCGCAAGTCGTGCGCGGCAGGAAAATCGCGCCACGCGTCCGATTCATCGTCACTCCGTCATCGCAGCGCGTGCTCAAGGAAGCGGTGCGGCTCGGCTACGTCGAAACTCTCCTCGAGGCGGGAGCCATGGTAACCAACTCGACCTGCGGTGCCTGTTACGGCGGACACATGGGCGTGGTCGGGCCCAACGAAGTATGTATCACGTCGAGCACGCGCAACTTCAAGGGCCGCATGGGCAGTCCCTCAGCGCGTATCTACATGGCCTCGTCGGCGACGGTGGCAGCCTCGGCAGTCGCAGGGCGCATATGCGATCCAACCGCATATCTCGGAGACGAAGTATGAGCAATTCCGATCCCCTCGTCGTGCAGGGCCGGGTCTGGCTATTCGCCGACGACAATATCAATACCGATCTGATGATGCCGCAGACTGTTTTTGCCAAGTCGCTGGAGGTGCAGTTGCGTCATGTGTTCGCGACCTACCGTCCCGGGTGGATCGATGAAGTGCGTGCCGGCGACATCCTGGTCGGCGGGCGGAACTTCGGCACGGGCTCGAGCCGTCCGGGCTCGATGCTGCTCAAGCGCCTCGGTATCGCGGCACTGGTCGCTGAAACGATCAACGGGCTTTTCTATCGCAATTGCGTCAATTACGCGCTGCCTGCGATGGAATGCAGTGGTATTCGCACACTAGTAAATGAAGGTGACACGCTGCGCGTCGATATTACCCACGGCAGCGTCGAGAATCTCACTCGCGGGCAACAGGGCAATGGCGTCAGGATGCCGGACTTCCTGCAGGCTATCGTTCGCGCCGGGGGAATAATGGAGCGCCTGAAGACGGAAGGGTATCTGTAGTCTGCGCATCCATCGCCTGTAGTTGGCTCGCTTGTGCATGTCAACTTGATTATCAATACTCTGATAATCAGTTCTTAATATAACAAAGTGGTTGTCGTCTGCATCGGTACGCAATGTGACTGCATTGTTTCTGTCGTAAGAACACCTGCTCGACTGGAATTCATATTATATCGCTCCAGCATTCAACCGCGCGTCAAACTTTCGCATCCGAATCGGCACAATTCACGACTAGTATAAACCTCGCCCGATCCTCCGACGGCAGGTTGGTGAGGTGCCAGTGTGTAACGAGATGCGGTCAAGCGGGGGCAACGGTTCGTCACGTTCGAGTCATTCGAACCGCGGCGCGGATCTTCATCGCGCGGCGGGCCAGCACATCTGTATTGTCACTGAAACTTATCCTCCCGAAGTGAACGGCGTCGCGCTCACGCTCGAACATCTTGTAAAAGGTCTGATCGCCCAGGGTTACTCCGTTTCCGTGGTCAGACCACATCAGGCTGCCGCAGACAGCGGCCGCAGCCTGTACGATTGCGAAGTGACTCTCGTCGGCGGAATGCCGCTGCCGGGGTACGACGGTCTCCAGTTCGGCTTGCCCGCGGGCCGCGTGCTGCGCCGCGCATGGCGGAAGAGTCCGCCCGACGTC
Coding sequences within it:
- a CDS encoding alpha/beta hydrolase — protein: MSITEHAVKTRRHTTFYLADGPENGPLVIFTHGWPELSISWRNQLPALAALGFRAIAPDMRGYGRSSVYAQHADYAQEQIVRDMIELIDSLGREKAVWVGHDWGSPVAWNVASHHPERTHAVASLCVPYFTIDRGLEHTLTLVDRRLYPEKEYPYGQWDYMRYYEESFDESIAPMDANVEKFMKVIFRKGDPAGEGQRTFSATTRRDHGWLGGGAVPDMPRDNDIVSEEQLSIYVSALERNGFFGPSAWYMNHKANAAYGATAKNGGYLEMPALFLNAQYDYVCEATHSRLAEPMRSYCRSLTEVTLRTGHWMAQEKPREVNAALIQWLATRVQEVWPRPS
- a CDS encoding aconitase/3-isopropylmalate dehydratase large subunit family protein, which codes for MAEKILSRHSGNGRVRPGDIVVCDVDKIIQIDLTFSATAPMPKRIVDPGKIAVILDHAVPAPTIADAEGQSIARKFVKDFGIDKFYDLGRGGICHQVVLENGLALPGQILTCTDSHTCASGAFNCVARGMGPLEMLQIMCTGKTWYQVAPTVRFELSGRKPPNVFGKDVFLHLADIAGSVEGHNIEFGGPGVAELTLDDRATLATMAAELSAEFATFPADNKVAEYLRSVTQEQFEPAESDADAEYAATYPVDLSQLRPYVARPDFIPHNTLPVTELGEDVPIDQAFVGSCANGKLEDFRVAAQVVRGRKIAPRVRFIVTPSSQRVLKEAVRLGYVETLLEAGAMVTNSTCGACYGGHMGVVGPNEVCITSSTRNFKGRMGSPSARIYMASSATVAASAVAGRICDPTAYLGDEV
- a CDS encoding 3-isopropylmalate dehydratase — protein: MSNSDPLVVQGRVWLFADDNINTDLMMPQTVFAKSLEVQLRHVFATYRPGWIDEVRAGDILVGGRNFGTGSSRPGSMLLKRLGIAALVAETINGLFYRNCVNYALPAMECSGIRTLVNEGDTLRVDITHGSVENLTRGQQGNGVRMPDFLQAIVRAGGIMERLKTEGYL
- a CDS encoding amidase family protein translates to MRAPDRRELIEIAALNHFELTEQEANYFEHLVIAILANLDDLGQIAQATAQGDYSQRDPGARPRSDDDPLNAILRRCSVKGAATGKLAGKRIGVKDCVLVAGVPMSCGSLVLDGYVPDRDAPIVTRILGEGAEIVAKLNMDGMGFSGNGDTSSFGPVWNPHNREYLSGGSSSGSGAALYYDDIDLAIGCDSAGSIRIPASFCGVVGVKPTHGLVPQTDIVGLEPAIDHPGPMARSVADAALLLEVIADPPPGQSSVSYTAALNEDISRLRIGIVKEGFAWGTSEPDVDAAVRQAIEGLRQLGASVEEVSIPLHRRAGRILASLVVEGMTTLLTNSGLTYDSRPQNHHLASAMAQAMQSRATHLPELLKGNLIMGTYLKRNYPGMVYHRGQHLRSLLRQHYDQALQSFDLLAMPTTPQKAPKFDPNADTITRMVGTRHVSNNTAALNITGHPAVSVPCAKSNGLPVGLMLTGRYFDEPTILRAAYAYEQSYPWEA
- a CDS encoding isocitrate lyase/PEP mutase family protein, which codes for MNSAHELRAKLDSGEMVVAPFVYDALQAKIAERLGFEAVYMTGFGTAAARGFPDLGMLTMSEMVDNVRAIARSVEIPVVCDADTGYGNPTNVWRTVREYEHAGAAALHIEDQVWPKRCGFLTGKQVIAMDEMVPKVRAACDARTNPDTVIIARTDALAVNGWDDVVRRANAYREAGADLIFVDGIRTHDDLRDYVSRLKHLPLLYNGQLQPVPELAKHGFKLTIYSGTFLAYYQSTYDALAELKQTGTVKRDARDAFRELIDLLGVEEMDALGKKYNS